A region of Candidatus Deferrimicrobiaceae bacterium DNA encodes the following proteins:
- a CDS encoding radical SAM protein — translation MTAFSDIGDLPERAANLAARLSECDICPRICRVNRKAGERGVCGVGKNVAVASFGPHFGEEAPLVGYKGSGTVFFSGCNLRCVFCQNYEISHQVEGSEVSAERLAGIFLSIRSMGCHNLNLVTPTHVTPQVLEALSIAASRGLAIPVVYNCGGYESVDTLRQLEGVVDIYMPDVKFLDAEAAARYCDAPDYPEVVRAALAEMARQVGPLSLDRHGIARRGLLVRHLVMPGEASTTREVIDFLADGIGKDTYLNLMNQYRPCGRALEFPEIGRRTAESEWREARDYALRKGLSRLDGL, via the coding sequence ATGACCGCTTTTTCCGACATCGGCGACCTGCCCGAACGGGCGGCGAATCTCGCCGCCAGGCTATCGGAGTGCGACATCTGCCCCCGGATCTGCCGGGTGAACCGGAAAGCGGGGGAACGGGGCGTCTGCGGCGTCGGGAAGAACGTCGCGGTGGCGTCGTTCGGCCCCCACTTCGGCGAGGAAGCCCCCCTGGTGGGGTACAAAGGCTCGGGGACCGTCTTCTTCTCCGGCTGCAACCTCCGGTGCGTCTTCTGCCAGAACTACGAGATCAGCCACCAGGTCGAGGGGAGCGAGGTGTCCGCGGAGAGGCTCGCCGGCATCTTCCTTTCGATCCGTTCGATGGGCTGCCACAACCTGAACCTGGTCACCCCGACGCATGTGACGCCCCAGGTCCTGGAGGCCCTGTCCATAGCCGCGTCGCGCGGGCTGGCGATCCCGGTGGTGTACAACTGCGGGGGGTACGAGAGCGTGGATACGCTGCGGCAGCTCGAGGGGGTGGTCGACATCTACATGCCCGACGTCAAGTTCCTCGACGCGGAGGCGGCGGCGCGGTACTGCGACGCCCCGGATTATCCCGAGGTGGTGCGCGCGGCGCTTGCGGAAATGGCCCGTCAGGTGGGGCCTCTTTCCCTCGATCGCCACGGGATCGCCCGCCGGGGGCTTCTCGTCCGCCACCTCGTCATGCCCGGGGAGGCCTCGACGACCCGGGAAGTGATCGACTTTCTCGCCGACGGGATCGGGAAGGACACGTACCTGAATCTGATGAACCAGTACCGCCCGTGCGGACGGGCGCTCGAGTTTCCGGAGATCGGCCGGCGGACCGCGGAAAGCGAGTGGCGGGAGGCTCGGGACTACGCCCTGAGAAAGGGCCTGAGTCGCCTGGACGGACTGTAA